The following are encoded in a window of Sebastes umbrosus isolate fSebUmb1 chromosome 7, fSebUmb1.pri, whole genome shotgun sequence genomic DNA:
- the camkk1b gene encoding calcium/calmodulin-dependent protein kinase kinase 1b isoform X2: MPSGSERGLTTMSADPEHHGELADLVAAINVATNHITPPNGYRSGAPRPTKVSDRKMSLQERGSRMARQPTIETKRVSITDADDCVMLNQYKLKKEIGKGSYGVVKLAYNEDSEQYYAMKVVSKKRLMKQYGFLRRPPPQGSNSVFPLERVYKEIAILKKLHHHNVVKLVEVLDDPDEDGLHMAFDLMTKGPVMEVPTEDPFKEEQARFYFRDVVLGIEYLHYHKIIHRDIKPSNLLLGDDGHVKIADFGVSNEFEGKDALLSSTAGTPAFMAPEMMTEHEQSFSGKALDVWAMGVTLYCFVIGKCPFYDEYIISLHNKIKNKPVEFPKIPLISDKLKELIERMLDKNPETRITIPEIKLHAWVTENGSNPLPLEEEHCTAVEVTEEEVQNSVKLIPSLSTVILVKSMLRKRSFSNPFECLGRRAERSMSAPGGLLTKISNEGSRDGELEDLYEDEAFTESNTDSVVECN, translated from the exons ATGCCATCTGGGAGTGAACGAGGACTAACCACCATGAGCGCCGACCCCGAGCACCACGGCGAGCTGGCCGACTTGGTGGCGGCCATAAACGTGGCCACCAACCACATAACCCCGCCTAATGGCTACAGATCCGGTGCTCCGAGGCCCACCAAAGTCTCCGACAGAAAGATGTCTCTGCAGGAAAGAGGGAGCCGCATGGCCCGACAGCCAACCATCGAGACCAAACGGGTGTCCATCACAGATGCTGAT GATTGTGTCATGCTCAACCAGTATAAATTGAAGAAAGAGATTGGAAAG GGTTCATACGGAGTGGTAAAATTAGCTTATAATGAAGACTCAGAGCAGTACTAC GCAATGAAAGTTGTTTCAAAGAAGAGGCTGATGAAGCAGTATGGATTCTTGC GCCGCCCGCCTCCTCAGGGATCAaactctgtgtttcctctggaGAGAGTGTACAAGGAGATCGCCATCCTGAAGAAACTGCACCATCATAATGTTGTTAAACTAGTTGAG GTGCTTGATGATCCTGATGAAGATGGACTTCATATGG CCTTCGATTTGATGACAAAGGG CCCGGTGATGGAGGTGCCTACAGAGGACCCTTTCAAAGAGGAGCAGGCTCGCTTTTACTTCCGAGACGTCGTCCTGGGAATAGAATACT TGCACTACCACAAGATCATCCACAGGGACATCAAACCCTCCAACCTGCTGCTAGGGGACGACGGTCACGTCAAGATCGCAGACTTTGGCGTGAGTAATGAGTTTGAGGGGAAGGACGCCCTCCTGTCGAGCACGGCGGGGACGCCGGCCTTCATGGCGCCCGAGATGATGACCGAACACGAGCAGAGCTTCAGCGGGAAG GCACTAGACGTGTGGGCGATGGGAGTCACACTCTACTGTTTTGTCATTGGGAAG TGCCCTTTTTATGATGAATACATCATCTCTCTGCACAACAAGATCAAGAACAAACCCGTGGAGTTTCCAAAGAT TCCATTGATAAGCGACAAACTGAAGGAGCTTATTGAGAGGATGCTGGATAAAAACCCAGAAACAAGAATCACCATCCCTGAAATTAAG CTCCACGCGTGGGTGACAGAGAATGGCTCCAATCCTCTTCCTCTGGAGGAGGAGCACTGCACGGCGGTGGAGGTCactgaggaggaggtgcagaacaGCGTCAAACTCATCCCCAGCCTTTCCACTGTG ATTCTGGTGAAGTCCATGCTGAGGAAGCGGTCGTTCAGTAATCCCTTTGAGTGTCTGGGCAGACGGGCCGAGAGGTCCATGTCTGCCCCTGGAGGTCTTCTTAC GAAGATCAGCAACGAGGGCAGCAGAGACGGAGAGTTGGAGGACTTGTATGAAGACGAAGCATTTACAGAGAGTAACACAgattcagtggtggaatgtaactaa
- the camkk1b gene encoding calcium/calmodulin-dependent protein kinase kinase 1b isoform X1 — translation MPSGSERGLTTMSADPEHHGELADLVAAINVATNHITPPNGYRSGAPRPTKVSDRKMSLQERGSRMARQPTIETKRVSITDADDCVMLNQYKLKKEIGKGSYGVVKLAYNEDSEQYYAMKVVSKKRLMKQYGFLRRPPPQGSNSVFPLERVYKEIAILKKLHHHNVVKLVEVLDDPDEDGLHMAFDLMTKGPVMEVPTEDPFKEEQARFYFRDVVLGIEYLHYHKIIHRDIKPSNLLLGDDGHVKIADFGVSNEFEGKDALLSSTAGTPAFMAPEMMTEHEQSFSGKALDVWAMGVTLYCFVIGKCPFYDEYIISLHNKIKNKPVEFPKIPLISDKLKELIERMLDKNPETRITIPEIKLHAWVTENGSNPLPLEEEHCTAVEVTEEEVQNSVKLIPSLSTVILVKSMLRKRSFSNPFECLGRRAERSMSAPGGLLTGSFGLLRSSLQLHPSLRKISNEGSRDGELEDLYEDEAFTESNTDSVVECN, via the exons ATGCCATCTGGGAGTGAACGAGGACTAACCACCATGAGCGCCGACCCCGAGCACCACGGCGAGCTGGCCGACTTGGTGGCGGCCATAAACGTGGCCACCAACCACATAACCCCGCCTAATGGCTACAGATCCGGTGCTCCGAGGCCCACCAAAGTCTCCGACAGAAAGATGTCTCTGCAGGAAAGAGGGAGCCGCATGGCCCGACAGCCAACCATCGAGACCAAACGGGTGTCCATCACAGATGCTGAT GATTGTGTCATGCTCAACCAGTATAAATTGAAGAAAGAGATTGGAAAG GGTTCATACGGAGTGGTAAAATTAGCTTATAATGAAGACTCAGAGCAGTACTAC GCAATGAAAGTTGTTTCAAAGAAGAGGCTGATGAAGCAGTATGGATTCTTGC GCCGCCCGCCTCCTCAGGGATCAaactctgtgtttcctctggaGAGAGTGTACAAGGAGATCGCCATCCTGAAGAAACTGCACCATCATAATGTTGTTAAACTAGTTGAG GTGCTTGATGATCCTGATGAAGATGGACTTCATATGG CCTTCGATTTGATGACAAAGGG CCCGGTGATGGAGGTGCCTACAGAGGACCCTTTCAAAGAGGAGCAGGCTCGCTTTTACTTCCGAGACGTCGTCCTGGGAATAGAATACT TGCACTACCACAAGATCATCCACAGGGACATCAAACCCTCCAACCTGCTGCTAGGGGACGACGGTCACGTCAAGATCGCAGACTTTGGCGTGAGTAATGAGTTTGAGGGGAAGGACGCCCTCCTGTCGAGCACGGCGGGGACGCCGGCCTTCATGGCGCCCGAGATGATGACCGAACACGAGCAGAGCTTCAGCGGGAAG GCACTAGACGTGTGGGCGATGGGAGTCACACTCTACTGTTTTGTCATTGGGAAG TGCCCTTTTTATGATGAATACATCATCTCTCTGCACAACAAGATCAAGAACAAACCCGTGGAGTTTCCAAAGAT TCCATTGATAAGCGACAAACTGAAGGAGCTTATTGAGAGGATGCTGGATAAAAACCCAGAAACAAGAATCACCATCCCTGAAATTAAG CTCCACGCGTGGGTGACAGAGAATGGCTCCAATCCTCTTCCTCTGGAGGAGGAGCACTGCACGGCGGTGGAGGTCactgaggaggaggtgcagaacaGCGTCAAACTCATCCCCAGCCTTTCCACTGTG ATTCTGGTGAAGTCCATGCTGAGGAAGCGGTCGTTCAGTAATCCCTTTGAGTGTCTGGGCAGACGGGCCGAGAGGTCCATGTCTGCCCCTGGAGGTCTTCTTAC TGGCTCTTTTGGCTTATTGAGGTCTTCGCTTCAGCTTCATCCTTCCTTGAG GAAGATCAGCAACGAGGGCAGCAGAGACGGAGAGTTGGAGGACTTGTATGAAGACGAAGCATTTACAGAGAGTAACACAgattcagtggtggaatgtaactaa